The genomic region TGAAATTAGAAGCCACCAAAGCGCCCTCTTGGTTAAAAAGGCTTTCCGTAATAAAATAATCGCCCGCTATTGAGGCTGTGTGCCCCATAACGGCTTTTTGCCCCGCGCCGGTGCGCCCCGCTTTATAAATAACAACTTTTTTCTTTAATTCTTTAGCCCGCCTTATTGTGCGCAAAAGGCCGGCACCGTCGCCCGGTTTAAAACCTTCGATATAAAGAAGCAAAACTTTAACGTCTTTATCCTCAACAGCGTAGGCGGCGTAATCGGCCACGGTAATATCTAACTGGTTGCCCACGGTAACGCAGTAAACCGGTTTCATACCAGAGTGCTTGCTTAGGATTGAAATAACAAAAGCTCCGCTTTGGCTTATAAAAGCGCAAGGGGCAAGCTTTTCGTTTACGCCTAAAGGCGGGTCAAGCTTTTCAAAGGGAATAAAAAGAGTGTTAACTTTGGAAGGATTGGAAACTACGCCCAAGGAGTTACCGCCGTTAAGCGCGAAATCGGGATTTATTTCCCGCCCTTTTATAACAATGTCCTCAACTTCTTTTTTTAAATCCGCGCTGCCTTCTTTTTCACCTATAGCGCCGCTTATTAAAACTATGGCGTTAACTTTGCCGCTGGCAGCCGCTTCTTTAATAACGCCGGGCACAAAAGCGGCCGGCACGGTTACCACAAGAGTGTCCAGTTTAAAAGGCATGTCTTTAAAGGAAGGGGCGCATTTTACTCCGTCAATTTCCGTTACCCCCTCTTTAATAACTACTGTGTTTTCTTTAGACATACCCGCTTTGGCGATATTATTTAAAATTATCCTGCCCATATTAACTTTATTCTCACTTACGCCGATAACGCCTATAGTAGAAGGGCGCACAACACTTTCTATAGCCTTGGAACTGGGAAAGCTGCGTGTTACGTTTTTACTTTGTCTAAACCTGATAACGCCGTCTAAAGCAAACCATTCTCCCCCGCAGGCGGCCAGCGGGTTTATTTCCATTTCTTCAATAGTCCAAGCGTTGCCGGCACCGTCAGAAAAATAATTTATAAGAGAACTAAACGCACTTACCCATTTTGTAAGTTTATTAATATCACCGTGCCTTTTACCCCCGCGCACAAGCCCTTGGGAATATTTAGCGGCAAAATTTTCCGCTATAAAGGAGGCGGGCTGTAAATCGGCCGCGGCCGCTATGCTCGGACTTACACCTTTTTTTAAATTTTTTGTTAAAAATTCGGCGCCCGATCCGCCGAAACCAAGCACTACTAAGGGGCCGAAGGATTCATCCGCCCGCGCGCCAAGCATAAGCTCAGAACCTAAGGCAAAGGGCGTGTAATTTATAAATTCAACAGCCAAAACGCCTTCAGCATTGGGAAACTTTTCCATAAGTTCTTCAAAAGCGGCTTTAGCGTCCGTTTTTAAAACTATTTTAACGCCGCCCGCTTCTGTTTTATGAATGATTTTAGAGGATAATATTTTTAAAACTACTTTATCCCCCCCAAAGGATGATATTATAGAATCAAAATTCTCGGCGGTTTTATCAAACTTCTGCCATTTGGGAACCGTAAGGCCGATCCTGTCAAAAACGGCGTAACACTGCGCTTCGGTAAGCGCGGTTTGCCCGTTATCAAAAGCCGTTTTGAAAATATTATCTATAAATTTCATTCTAAAACCTCCCCATATGGCGTCAATATCATTATATCAGATGTTATTGCGCTTAATTTTTTAAAAACATACAATTAAGTATGGGACAAAATAAAGATTACGGGGATATAAAAACTCTCATAGAAATGTATAAAGCTGTGGCTAAAGGCAAATACCCTGTGCCCTGGGCCGTGATTTGCTGGGTTTTATTCTTTATTTTTTATTTTGTTTTCCCCATTGATTTAGTTCCTGACTTAATATTTCCGTTTTTCGGTTTCGCAGATGACGCGGCTTTATTTGTTTTTATTTTAACAAGGGTAAAAAAGGAAATTAACCGCTTTAAAAACTACGAAGCGCCCAAACAAATAGAGCAAAAAATTCAGGATTTAAAAAATTATAAAAACAAAAATACGGAGGAAAAGCAATGAAGAAATTATTAAAAATTGCGGCCGTGCTATTCTTAATAGCGGTAATAGCGGTAGCAGGCGCGGCGATAGCTTTAAGACAGATT from Elusimicrobium minutum Pei191 harbors:
- a CDS encoding acetate--CoA ligase family protein, producing the protein MKFIDNIFKTAFDNGQTALTEAQCYAVFDRIGLTVPKWQKFDKTAENFDSIISSFGGDKVVLKILSSKIIHKTEAGGVKIVLKTDAKAAFEELMEKFPNAEGVLAVEFINYTPFALGSELMLGARADESFGPLVVLGFGGSGAEFLTKNLKKGVSPSIAAAADLQPASFIAENFAAKYSQGLVRGGKRHGDINKLTKWVSAFSSLINYFSDGAGNAWTIEEMEINPLAACGGEWFALDGVIRFRQSKNVTRSFPSSKAIESVVRPSTIGVIGVSENKVNMGRIILNNIAKAGMSKENTVVIKEGVTEIDGVKCAPSFKDMPFKLDTLVVTVPAAFVPGVIKEAAASGKVNAIVLISGAIGEKEGSADLKKEVEDIVIKGREINPDFALNGGNSLGVVSNPSKVNTLFIPFEKLDPPLGVNEKLAPCAFISQSGAFVISILSKHSGMKPVYCVTVGNQLDITVADYAAYAVEDKDVKVLLLYIEGFKPGDGAGLLRTIRRAKELKKKVVIYKAGRTGAGQKAVMGHTASIAGDYFITESLFNQEGALVASNFTDFEFLAQMCLANADSDTNNKSVFMISNAGFETSGMADNIGEGSNISVVYPNEKLSLEMKDILKQNKLDAIVDIRNPFDVTPMASDEVYFNLSKAALKSGQYGALVFSMLPLSPAVKTLKVENPDVISKLGALKRETNLPVAVVVSAGEKFDYYRSLALQEGLVVFKEADKAINILSQFFK
- a CDS encoding YkvA family protein; this translates as MGQNKDYGDIKTLIEMYKAVAKGKYPVPWAVICWVLFFIFYFVFPIDLVPDLIFPFFGFADDAALFVFILTRVKKEINRFKNYEAPKQIEQKIQDLKNYKNKNTEEKQ